The following is a genomic window from Clostridium fungisolvens.
GCTTTGATGCTGCTGGAACAATATAATCCTGGACTTGCTTTCTAAAATTAGAAACCATTTGTGGATTATAGTCACTCCTCATCATTCTTACATATCCTAATTCTACAAAGTTTTTAAATCCCAATTTTCTTGCTATTTTCGTTCTTACCTTTACAAGATCATCATATATTCTATCTATCTCGGCTTCATGGTGTATGAAATAATCATATTTAGCCTGAGAAGCTTCTTTTCTAACTTCTCTATCCTTACTCTGTATAAAAGGTACTAATCCTGAAAGATTTTTTTCTTCTCCTTTAAACTGAATCTTTGCAGAAGCAATCAACTTGGTATATTCTGACGCTAGCTTATTTTCTAGTTGCAGATCCTCAATGACCTCTGTTGAAAATGCTTTCAAAGCAAACTCAGCTAAAGTAAAAAATTGTTTACCCAGCTTTTCCTCAAGTCTATGTCTAAACTTAGAATTAACTAATTCTTTATAAAATATTGAATTCAATTCCTCGTATAGCGGAGAGTATTCATCCCAATAATTTTGTTCATCATCATAATATTGATCTTGTGTGTCAATTGTATGTCTTATATTTGTTAATGTACTCATGGTTTGAATATGATTTCTAAGTTCATTTATGTTTTTTATGCAATCATATTGTTCCTCTGAACTACTTGAGTCTCTTAATGTAGCTATATGAGAATTAAATAATTCTTTAACTTCCTCATAATTAGGTCTCTCATACTTAAATTCCTTGAATTTCATTATTAATGCCCCCTGTATTAATAAATTACTTTTATACTAAAAATAAAAGTATATTTTTAACATTATTGCTAACATTATACCATAAAAGTGATTATAAACAAATTTTAACAATAAAAATACTTTTATTAATTTGTACGTATGCCTCTTTCTGATATTATATGTGACACTTTCTCGTCATAGACTTCAATAGGTATAGAATAAAAAATCTATAACTGTTCATTAAAGCAAAAAACCTTCTTATGGTAAGAAGGCTTTATAGTTTAGCTGGTATGCTCTTTATTGACAACAATATCTTTATGAGGAATGTTCATTTCTATGTATAATTTATCGTCCTCTTCCAAGTTACATTCTGTATTAGTAATATTGGCAATTAAATTATTGTAATATCTTTCTCTATACTTCTTACTAAAAAGATATTTAAAAAGCCACATATCATATCTCCCCTATCTTCTAGGAATATTATGGATTTATTTTGCATTAATTTTCTACTTTTTATACCTATATAATATAAATTACCGATCCAATAAAAAAAATTGCTGGAGCAACCTTCTTCAGCGAGCTTTTTTAACGCATCTGCCTTTCCGAATGAATATGAGGAAAATTTGGCAGGCGAATAAGTTTTATTTTTTACTGTATAGCCATAAGAAACTTATAAAAGCATTAAAATATCTAAGTTTAGCTACCTTGAAAATTTTATAATTTCTTATACAGGAACAAAAAATTCACTAAAACGATCTTCTTTAGTGATTTTTTTGCGCATCTGCCTTTTCTGAACGTATGTGAAGAAATTTTGGCAGGCGACATATTCTTCTTTTTTTATTCTTTATCTTATATTGTTTCCTAAGTCTATTCGCATAATTATCTACAAATATAATTGAGTGATAAATTCCTAAAGAATAAAAAAAAGTGATAGAATTATCTATCACACATGAAAGGGAAAAGTAAGGTTTTATATATATTATTATGATTATTAAGAAATAACATAATTAATTTTTTATAAAACAAAAGCGCTTCTACTCTAATCGTAAAAGCGCCTTTGCTCTATGTTTAAATTATAATACTTTCACAAACTTTGTCAATATATTTTTTCATTTTTTTATATTATAGTTTTGAATATTGCCTCTTTATCAACAAATCAAACTTATAAGTATTACATTCCTAACTGTTTAACAAAACTTATATATGTACATTTGAAAAGAAAACATCTATATCCTTACATATATTACTATCTACAAATCCATTCTTACACATATCATTTAATATATCCATTGCTTCTGTATGGCTTAATGATCGTCTATATGGTCTTTCTTCTGTAAGTGCCTGATAAATATCAAGGCATCCCATTAGTCTTGAATTAAAATCTAATTGTTTATGACTTTTTCCAAAAGGGTACCCCAATCCATTAAGCTTTTCATGATGATTAGCTGCCCATTCTGCAATATCTTCAAAACCAGTTATCTGCTCTAGAGCAATTCTAGTATAATAAGTATGTTCTTTAATAACTGAAAATTCTTCTTCACTTAACGAACCAGTACTATCTAATATATCATTTGGAACAGCTAACTTACCTAAATCATGTAAATCAGCTGCTATTATCAACTTAAATCTTTCTTCATCACTGTAGTCATAAAATCGAGCCATAACATCAACCTTTTCAGAAAGCTCTTTAGAGTGCTGTTGAGTATATTGTGATTTAGAATCAATTATTCTTGAAAGCACCTGAGTTATAGATCTTATCTGTTCAAAAGAAATATCAACCGAATACTTAGGTTGTACTTTCTGTAAGGCTACTGCTATAAAATTATCTTTTAAATCAATCCAAAAACTAGTATGGCTAGCTACCCTTAAGAAAGCTTCTACCAATTCTGCTGAATAATGTGTGTTTTCTTTACTTTTTATAAAATCCTGTATTTTTTTCTGATTTTAAAATCACTAGTTCTCAAATCAAAATTTAATTCTATCTCATCTGCCATTGAAATTATTTGAGACATCTTAGGTATATCTTCACCTTTAATATTAAAGTAGCCTGTTCCATCATATCTTTCATGATGATATTTAATGACATTGGTAACATCAGTAAGGAAAGGATACATACTTATACTATTTTCACCAATACTACAATGAGCCACCGTATCTTCAGCATTCTTAAGAGTATACTCACTTTCTGCATTAATCTTTTTAACTAATCCTCTTTCTACTGCACCAATATCATGAAGCATACCTAAAGCTACGATATCGTGGAGTTCTTTAAAACTTAACCCAAGCTCTTTGGCTATTTTTAATGATATGTAAGCAGTTCTCTTTCCGTGGTTTGAAGTCACTCCTGATAGGTCCATTTCTATAAAATCTAACGCAAAAGATACTGCTGTTAGAAATTCATTCATATAAAATAGCATTTATTATATTTCTCCTTTGTAAATTATTTTACTAATCTATCCTTAAAGTTATCCATATCTAAGTGTTCAAAAATTTGTACTTATTATTGATATTCTTAGTATTTATATATGTAATTACATTTTATCACTGAAATATATTTATTAGACTCTCTAGTCATTTCTCCTACTATTTTAATACAAATAAATCTTTAAAGCAAAAAAGGAAACAGTTCCTTTAAAGAAACCATTTCCTAATATAAAGTATTGAGATGCCACTATCTAAATAAAGCTACAAATACTAAAGTTATTGTACTTATAAGCTTAATCAAAACATGAAGTGATGGACCTGCAGTATCCTTAAATGGATCTCCAACAGTATCACCTACAACCCCAGCTTTATGTGCTTCAGAACCCTTTCCACCCATGTTTCCAAGTTCAATATATTTCTTTGCATTATCCCAAGCTCCACCACTGTTGTTTAAGAATAATGCCATTACAACTCCTGCTATTGTACTTATCATTAAAAATCCTGCAGCTGCTTCTTTTCCTAAAAGCACGCCTACTAATATAGGAACTGCTATTACTATGATACCTGGAACTATCATTTCTTTTAAAGCACCTTTGGTAACTATATCAACGCAGCTAGCATAGTCAGGTTTTGCTGTTCCTTCCATGATTCCAGGGATTTCTTTGAACTGTCTTCTTACTTCTACAATTATATATTGAGCAGCTCTTCCAACCGCTCTTATAGCTGTTGAACTAAATAAGAATACAAGCATAACACCTATAAAGGCTGCAATAAACACCTCTGGTTTACCTATATCTACGCTAAACCAAGAATCTAACGGCTTACCTAATATCTTCTTAACTTCATCAAGATAAGCTGAGAATAAAAGGAAAGTTGCAAGTGCAGCTGATCCAACTGCATATCCTTTTGTTAATGCCTTAGTAGTATTACCACAAGCATCTAGTCTATCAGTTATAGTTCTTACTTTTTCAGGTGCACCAGACATTTCTGCTATTCCACCTGCATTATCAGTTATAGGACCAAAAGTATCCATTGCTAATACGAACGCACAAGTTGAAAGCATTCCCATTGTAGCTATGGCAGTTCCATAAAGTCCTGAATTAGCTATTCCCCCAAGAGCTGACTCCCCTAATTTATATGACACAAAAATCGCAACTGAAATAAGTAGTACTGGTAAAGTAGTTGATTCCATACCTATAGAAATTCCAGTAATTATATTAGTAGCTGGCCCAGTTTCACAAGATTTTGCAATCTCTTGAACAGGTCTATGATCACAAGAAGTATAGTAGTTAGTTAAAACTACAAATGCATATCCTAGTGCTATACCAGTTACAGCACAACCATAAAGCAACCAATAATTTATTTCATTACCGTTAGGAAGGGTTCCTCCTAGCATGTACTTAACATTAAATATTAAAAGGATTAATACTATAATTGTAGTTATACCATAACCCTTATTTAATTCAATCATAGGATCTTTACTTTCATCCTTAATGTTTACAAAGAATACACCAACTATGGATGCTAAAATTCCTAATGCTCTTGCTACAAGTGGGAACAAAATCCCCTTAACTCCAAACACAGGATATAATGCAACACCAAGTATCATAGCTCCAATATTTTCAGCTGCAGTAGATTCAAATAGATCTGCTCCTCTTCCTGCACAGTCACCAACATTATCTCCAACCAAGTCAGCTATAACTGCAGGGTTTCTTGGATCATCTTCTGGTATCCCAGCTTCAACTTTTCCAACTAAATCTGCTCCAACATCAGCAGCTTTAGTATATATTCCGCCACCTAATTGAGCAAATAATGCTACAAGAGACGCACCAAAACCAAACCCAACAATTAATGATGGGGCTTCTTTTATTAGAACATCGTCTCCAGATGCACCGCCAAATATTAAGAATAATGTTGATACCCCTAAAAGTGATAAAGATGTAACTGCAAGACCTGTTATAGTACCACCTCTAAAAGCTATTTGCAATGCTTTATTTAAGCCTTTTCTAGCCCCTTCAGCAGTTCTTACATTACAGTTAACTGTCATGTACATTCCAATATATCCTGATATAGCTGAGCAGAACGCTCCTGTAACAAATGCGATTCCAGTATGCCATGCGATACTAAATGCATCTACGCCTTCTTTAGATTTGTTAGCAAGATAATCTGAACCTGTGATTATTACTAAAACAATTAATGCAATTAGAGTTATGGTCTTATACTGTCTTTTTAAGAAAGCCATAGCTCCTTCTCTTATTGCTTCTGAAATTTCCTGCATCTTTTCATTACCCTTATCCTGCTTGAATATGTATTTTGCAAGATAAAGTATTACCAAAGCTGAAATTAGGACAACCCCATAAATTATGCCAAAATAAACTGTCACAAATAACATCTCCCTCATAATAGTATTATTAACCTATGATAGCGTACTAACATTACAATTATCTTAAGATGATTGTAACTCTTCATATGTTTATAATAGTAAGTATAAATTCATATGTTTGTACAACAAATACTTTTGATCAAAGAGATTTTTATTGAATTCAAGTGACCTTTAATACATATATAATGCGGTTATTAGATATACTATCAATAAAAACATTTAGCTTTTTCGTTGCAATATCACCTACTTTGCATAAGTTTATATTAATTTTTTTGTAGCTATAATTATTATTACTTGTCCCACATTAACAATATTCATACTACGTATGAATTATTGTAATATTAACGATATGAACCTTATATTAATTAAAATATAAAGCCAAATCACCTCCACATTATATACCCTTTAGAATATTTTGGCAATTTTCAAAATATTCTAATATTCTTTAATTTAAGCCATAATAGTCAAAATCAGCCATTCTATGTTAATTAAAGTGCTGTTTTTTTGAAAATGTTTACTTTTACAATATTTTACTTAACTTTCATGTTATTGTTTCATCATTTTAATAGCTGCACCTAGTATCCATGCCAATTTTGTATAAAATAACAAAAATAAAAATAGCAATAAATTTTCAAAAATTTATTGCTATCTATAATAGATGTTAATTAAAGATTTAGATCTATCAGTCATTACTTTCTAAAAGCAGCCATAACTATTTCATCATAGTATTTTCCTTCTTTAAATAACTCATCCTTAAGAACGCCCTCAACTACAAATCCACACTTCTCATAACTCTTTTGAGCTCTTTTGTTAAAAGAAAAAACGGCAAGCTTAACTTTGTTTATATTCATATTGTTAAATATAAAATCCAGAAGCACTTTCATGGCATCAGTACCATATCCCTTACCCCAGTAATCCTTGTCTCCAATCATGATACCAACTGTAGCCGTACGAGCTAGCCAGTTAACCTTCTGAATACCGCAGCCACCTATATATTTCTTTGTTTGTATATCTTCAATGGCAAAGTTATATCCCCCTGTGTCTGTGCTCTTTTGCGATTTCACCCATTCCTCTTCTTCCCATGAAGTCATAGGAAATGGAATTCCTGTTACTAGCAGTTTTTTTAGTTCACTATCATTTACCATTTCTACTGCTCTAGGTATATCTTCTTCTTTATAAGCTCTTAGGCATACCTTTTCACCATAATACATAACCCTCGTCCCCCTTTTATTTAAAGCTATTATGAAAGAAAAAAACATTACTGACTAAATACGTATCACTTAACCCCTATAGCTTTTAACTTAAATGTTAAAAATTAGTATATCATTTTCAAATCAGATTGTCATCTATTTGCTAATACTTAGCACAATTCTTCTCCCCATTAATATGGATGCAACCAATCCAACGATAGTTACAGAAATCGTTGCATATAAATAATTATTAAATAAAATGTTACTAGCGGTATCTGCTTTTAAAGAGCTAGTACTTAAATCATCAATTATTTGTTTTATCGTATCCTCCACACCAACGCTCATCGGAGTAACATCTTGTACAAAATAAGAATCAGCTTTTTCATAGTCATTATTTTTTATTGAATTTATTGCCTTTTCAACATCATTAGAATAAAGTTCTATATCCATTTTTAGTACTTCAACTAATTTGTTCTCTTCTACGCCATTTGTTAAACTTTCATATTTTTCAAACTGCTTATTGTTCAAATCCAGTAGATTTCTTATATCTTCTTCTAAGTATACATCATTCTCAATCTTATTCTTTTGATACACAAGTTTAAAAAGATCTATTTTTATGTTAGAAAAATTATTCTGTATATTACTTATAGTGTTTAAAGTTTCAAATTTGTCCTCAAATAAAACTTTCGAATTATTCTTTAACACATACATTCCTCTAATACCAACGATATCAACTGTTAATATAAACAACACCCCAAATATAAATGGTATTAATAATTGTTTTTCAACTTTTGAATTTTTAAGCTTCTTCATGGTGATTCCTCCGATTTTATGTATAAATTTATGTATTGATTTTAAAGCAAAAACAGTTTATATTTTAACACATTTTACTTTATTAACCAGATTATTAATATAATATACTTTTAATGATCTTGGCTCTGTATTACTCATATTGCAATATTTCTTCACTTTTTTACTTCTTCACCTAATTTTTTCAGCACTTTATTTATAAACTAAGATATTTTCCTAACGGAATGAAAAATGCAAAACAACTCTTAAGTATTAACTAATACCTAAGAGTTGCTATATTCTAATCATAATTTTCTTCAATTAATATTTTCAGCATCTTTGATGGATTATTTAAAAATGCTTTCGTTATACTATAGTGCTCTGTTTCATCATATCTAACTTCTTTAATACTATCACTTATTTCATAAATTATCGAATCTGGGTAACTCATAAGAATAGGTGAATGCGTTGCTATAATGAACTGCGAATTTTCTTCTAAAAGACTATGCATCCTTGCAATCATAGAAAGCTGTCTAGCTGGAGATAAAGCCGCTTCTGGTTCGTCTAAAATATACAAACCACGACCCTTAAATCTATTCATAAAAACTGAGAAAAAGGATTCTCCATGTGATTGCTTATGAAGGGATTTACCCCCATAGGACTTAAAAATGCCTGGTGCATCTTTTTCTAATTCCTCTACATTTGTAGCTAGATTATAAAAGCTCTCTGACCTTAAAAAGAAACCATCTTGTGGCTTTTTAACACCTTTTATAAGCTTAATATTCTCATATAATTCTGAATGTGTATCACTAGTTGAGAAATTAAAATTTATAGTTCCTCCCTCGGGATTAAAGCCATATGCCGCTGCAATCGCTTCTAAAATTGTAGATTTGCCCGATCCATTCTCACCTACAAAAAAAGTTACTTTGGGGTGAAAATCTAATCTTTCTATGCTTCTCACAGCTTTCACGCAGTATGGGTATTCTTCAAAAGAATCAATTTTATCCTTCTTTAATTCCATACTTCTTAGATACTGATTTATCTGTGATAAATTCATATACTATACTTAGCTATATCTTCATTTTAGCTAAGCACTACTCCCTTCTATACATATTTATATTCTTTCTTTATTTATATATTTATTAAATATATAAATAGTTAATAAACAACTTAGACTTCCTAAAACTATCCCACCCAATACATCTGAAGGATAATGAACATATAAATACAACCTAGAAAAAGCTATCAATGCAGCAAGAAGATAAAATGCTACCCTATACTTTCTAAAGCAATAAGATAGTATTCCCGCTGCTGCAAATGACGCTGTTGTATGCCCCGATGGGAAAGAATAAGAATTAGGTTTTTTAATCAATAATTCCATCCCCGGAACATGAGTAAAAGGTCTTGCACGCTGAACTATATTTTTTATTATCATTTCTCCAAATAGTGCACCAAGCAATATAGCCATCAGAAGCATAAAGCCTGATTTTCTATACTTTTTGCTAACAATTAACCCCAAGGCTATTGCTATCCATATGATGCCCCCGTCCCCTAAATCAGTCAAAGAAATCATTAGCTTATCTAACCAAAGTGAGTGCAGGTTATTACTTATGAAATCCAAGATTGAATTATCTATACCGTATATTGCTGAAATCATCATATCACCTACTTTATAACTTTTGTTCTTACTCAATCTCAATTATATATACTTAAAATTAATATAACCTTAAATATCTCTTTCTACCTATGCATGCTTAACTTACTAACACATATTACAAAGAATCAATTATGTATTATATTATCATATAATTAAAATTTTTTATCTTAATTTTTCATAAACTAATCATAATTTGTGTTTGAACGTACATTTTTATAAGTCTGGAGTATTGCATATTATATTATAAATACTATAATAGATATAACAAAATTTAAAATATGGATATTATTATAATGTAAGTTACATTTTAGAGATTTTATTAAACAAGGAGGGACTAATGATCAATTATTCAGATGATAGAAAATTACATCTAATGATACTAAATAAAAGTTATATCGAAGCTTTAGACTTGCAAGAAATAGATAAGATGTTAAATGTTTTTAAACGGCATGGGATAAAAAAATATAGAAACAACATAGTTTTTCAAATTGACGGCTACAATGATGATCCACGAGAAATATTTGAAATCCCCGAAATTAAAGCTTTTTTTAAAAAAGTATTTGATAAATATCCTTATATGCTATATTTCTTAAGTAATATAAATTCAAATGATGCATGGGTACTAGCTTGCTTATGCAATAAACATCAAACCTGCAGTATAGTTGGAAAGAGAAATATTGATTTGAAGATGCAATTTGATAACAATCTATTATCTCAGATACTAAATCAAACCGTAGCATATATGATGCAAATACATGAAAGTTCAAAAAGTATTTTGAAGTTGAGAGTAAGACTTGCTTCTATGTTGTTATAAAATTAGGCGCTGTTAAAACACCATGTTGAAATTGATTGTTTAATCATCCCACGCTTTAAAGAGCTACTAGAATCAATATGAATAAAGCCATGCATAAGGAGGATTTACATCACTATTTATGCATGGCTTCCGTATTATTTTGGACTTTTATACATTATATAGCAGCCCTTTTTTATTCTTTAGAGGAATTTATAACTCAATTATTTAAACTCTTCTACTAGCTTTTCAAAAGCTTGAATCGAATTTTCTATCATATCAAACTTAACACAATAGGACATTCTGAAATATCCCGGGCATCCGAAGCCGCTTCCTGGTACAAGGAGTAAATTATATTTCATAGCTCTTTTCACAAACTCTACATCATCTTCAATTAGTGCCTTAGGAAATAGATAAAAAGCTCCTTGCGGTTTTACGCATTCAAAACCTAAGGAAGTAATCTTTTCATATAGAAAATCTCTTCTCTTTTCATACTCACCTATATCAACTTTTGCTTTTAATGAATCCGCTATAACCTTTTGGAATAAAGCAGGCGCATTTACAAAACCTAGGGTTCTATTACAAAAACTTAGTGCTCCTATTAGTAAATCTATCTGTTCTATCTTACTACTAGCTGCTATATACCCTATTCTCTCTCCTGCAAGACCTAATGATTTACTAAAAGAATTTACTATTATGGCATTTTTAAATATTGATAATAGACTAGGAATTTTTATATTTTCATAAACTATTTCCTTGTAAGGTTCATCTGAAATCACAAATATAGTTATTCCATATTCCTTTTCTTTTGCTTCTATTATTGATGCAATTTTATTAAGCGTAGCTTCACTATAAACTACCCCAGTTGGATTATTAGGGTTATTTATAATAATAGCTTTTGTTTTGTTATTTATGCTCTTTTCAAAAGCTTCAATATTAGGTTCAAAAGTCTTAGTGTCAGGTGGTACTACTACAGTTTTTCCACCATTATTGTCAGCATAAAAATTATATTCCACAAAATATGGAGCGAAGACAATAACTTCTTCTTCTGGATTCAATATAGACTTCAATACAACATTCAATCCTCCAGCAGCCCCTACAGTCATTACAATATTATTATATGAAAGCTCTACTCCACTTTCTTCTTGTAAAAGTTTAGCAACCTTCTCTCTTACATCTACATAACCTGCATTACTCATATATCTATGGATTCCTTTTTCCTCCCCTAGAATATGCTTTTTAAGTGAATCTGTAACTTCCTTTGGTGGTTCTGCATA
Proteins encoded in this region:
- a CDS encoding HD-GYP domain-containing protein → MLFYMNEFLTAVSFALDFIEMDLSGVTSNHGKRTAYISLKIAKELGLSFKELHDIVALGMLHDIGAVERGLVKKINAESEYTLKNAEDTVAHCSIGENSISMYPFLTDVTNVIKYHHERYDGTGYFNIKGEDIPKMSQIISMADEIELNFDLRTSDFKIRKKYRIL
- a CDS encoding AAA family ATPase, yielding MNLSQINQYLRSMELKKDKIDSFEEYPYCVKAVRSIERLDFHPKVTFFVGENGSGKSTILEAIAAAYGFNPEGGTINFNFSTSDTHSELYENIKLIKGVKKPQDGFFLRSESFYNLATNVEELEKDAPGIFKSYGGKSLHKQSHGESFFSVFMNRFKGRGLYILDEPEAALSPARQLSMIARMHSLLEENSQFIIATHSPILMSYPDSIIYEISDSIKEVRYDETEHYSITKAFLNNPSKMLKILIEENYD
- a CDS encoding MCP four helix bundle domain-containing protein — translated: MKKLKNSKVEKQLLIPFIFGVLFILTVDIVGIRGMYVLKNNSKVLFEDKFETLNTISNIQNNFSNIKIDLFKLVYQKNKIENDVYLEEDIRNLLDLNNKQFEKYESLTNGVEENKLVEVLKMDIELYSNDVEKAINSIKNNDYEKADSYFVQDVTPMSVGVEDTIKQIIDDLSTSSLKADTASNILFNNYLYATISVTIVGLVASILMGRRIVLSISK
- a CDS encoding pyridoxal phosphate-dependent aminotransferase translates to MFSEKVINNLSNSSWIRLMFEEGERLAKIHGADKVYDYSIGNPYAEPPKEVTDSLKKHILGEEKGIHRYMSNAGYVDVREKVAKLLQEESGVELSYNNIVMTVGAAGGLNVVLKSILNPEEEVIVFAPYFVEYNFYADNNGGKTVVVPPDTKTFEPNIEAFEKSINNKTKAIIINNPNNPTGVVYSEATLNKIASIIEAKEKEYGITIFVISDEPYKEIVYENIKIPSLLSIFKNAIIVNSFSKSLGLAGERIGYIAASSKIEQIDLLIGALSFCNRTLGFVNAPALFQKVIADSLKAKVDIGEYEKRRDFLYEKITSLGFECVKPQGAFYLFPKALIEDDVEFVKRAMKYNLLLVPGSGFGCPGYFRMSYCVKFDMIENSIQAFEKLVEEFK
- a CDS encoding phosphatase PAP2 family protein; translation: MISAIYGIDNSILDFISNNLHSLWLDKLMISLTDLGDGGIIWIAIALGLIVSKKYRKSGFMLLMAILLGALFGEMIIKNIVQRARPFTHVPGMELLIKKPNSYSFPSGHTTASFAAAGILSYCFRKYRVAFYLLAALIAFSRLYLYVHYPSDVLGGIVLGSLSCLLTIYIFNKYINKERI
- a CDS encoding GNAT family N-acetyltransferase, which gives rise to MYYGEKVCLRAYKEEDIPRAVEMVNDSELKKLLVTGIPFPMTSWEEEEWVKSQKSTDTGGYNFAIEDIQTKKYIGGCGIQKVNWLARTATVGIMIGDKDYWGKGYGTDAMKVLLDFIFNNMNINKVKLAVFSFNKRAQKSYEKCGFVVEGVLKDELFKEGKYYDEIVMAAFRK
- a CDS encoding sodium-translocating pyrophosphatase: MLFVTVYFGIIYGVVLISALVILYLAKYIFKQDKGNEKMQEISEAIREGAMAFLKRQYKTITLIALIVLVIITGSDYLANKSKEGVDAFSIAWHTGIAFVTGAFCSAISGYIGMYMTVNCNVRTAEGARKGLNKALQIAFRGGTITGLAVTSLSLLGVSTLFLIFGGASGDDVLIKEAPSLIVGFGFGASLVALFAQLGGGIYTKAADVGADLVGKVEAGIPEDDPRNPAVIADLVGDNVGDCAGRGADLFESTAAENIGAMILGVALYPVFGVKGILFPLVARALGILASIVGVFFVNIKDESKDPMIELNKGYGITTIIVLILLIFNVKYMLGGTLPNGNEINYWLLYGCAVTGIALGYAFVVLTNYYTSCDHRPVQEIAKSCETGPATNIITGISIGMESTTLPVLLISVAIFVSYKLGESALGGIANSGLYGTAIATMGMLSTCAFVLAMDTFGPITDNAGGIAEMSGAPEKVRTITDRLDACGNTTKALTKGYAVGSAALATFLLFSAYLDEVKKILGKPLDSWFSVDIGKPEVFIAAFIGVMLVFLFSSTAIRAVGRAAQYIIVEVRRQFKEIPGIMEGTAKPDYASCVDIVTKGALKEMIVPGIIVIAVPILVGVLLGKEAAAGFLMISTIAGVVMALFLNNSGGAWDNAKKYIELGNMGGKGSEAHKAGVVGDTVGDPFKDTAGPSLHVLIKLISTITLVFVALFR
- a CDS encoding chlororespiratory reduction 6 domain-containing protein; its protein translation is MINYSDDRKLHLMILNKSYIEALDLQEIDKMLNVFKRHGIKKYRNNIVFQIDGYNDDPREIFEIPEIKAFFKKVFDKYPYMLYFLSNINSNDAWVLACLCNKHQTCSIVGKRNIDLKMQFDNNLLSQILNQTVAYMMQIHESSKSILKLRVRLASMLL
- a CDS encoding HD-GYP domain-containing protein, which translates into the protein MVEAFLRVASHTSFWIDLKDNFIAVALQKVQPKYSVDISFEQIRSITQVLSRIIDSKSQYTQQHSKELSEKVDVMARFYDYSDEERFKLIIAADLHDLGKLAVPNDILDSTGSLSEEEFSVIKEHTYYTRIALEQITGFEDIAEWAANHHEKLNGLGYPFGKSHKQLDFNSRLMGCLDIYQALTEERPYRRSLSHTEAMDILNDMCKNGFVDSNICKDIDVFFSNVHI